Below is a window of Sporosarcina ureae DNA.
GAGTGTCAAAACGATTCAGCGAGATGTGGATAAATTATCTATGATGGGCGTCCCTATAACGTGTAAGCAAGGAAATCAAGGTGGGATCTATATAGAAGAGAGCTATAAATTAACCGAAAGCTTCTTCACGAATGAAGACTTGCAAACGATCACTATTGCACTGTCAATGTACGATAGCATCTCTTCAAACCGCAATAAAGATCAGGTCATGAAAAAATTGGCTCTTATTTCACCGGAGTTGATTGATTTATTGGAGACGGATGCAAATGATTATTTCGTTGTGGATTTTGCAGGAGAAAAAATAGACATGACCGAAAGCGTTTATAAGAAAATCAATCATTGCTTGGATGAAGAAGTATTACTGGCAATCACATGCGGTGGTGAGCAGATCCTGGTCGCGCCGATTAGTTATGTATTACGGCCGGAAGGGTTATACCTCTACGCTTACGACGAGGACTATCTATTGATTGACATCTCTACAATTAAAAAAGCACAGTGTACGAAAATAGAATTTGAAAGAACATTTATTCCTTACAAAGAAAATACACAGTTCATTTTCAAATAAGACATTAGGTGTCCTATTACGATTGGTATAGTTATTTTCGGAGGGATATCCAATGAAAAATAACGTATATGAAAGCCAATCAATCAATAGACTCATCCTGACTTTCTCCATTCCAGCAATCTTTTCTTTACTCATAGAAATGATGACAGCGGTCGTGGACACTTCCTTTGCGGGGCACTTAGGTAGCCAAAGCGAAAGTGCATTGACCGCAATGGGGTTATTATCCCCACTGATGGCGGTATTCGTAGCACTTCAAACACTGTTTGCGATTTCTACAGCTATTATGATCTCTACATATTTAGGTCGAAACGACAAAACAAAACTGAATAATTATTTCCAGAGTGGCTTCATCATGACGATCGTCGTCAGCGCCAGTACGTCATTCCTCGTCTACTTATTCATGCACTCCATATTGTCGATGCTTGGTGCCGAGGCGGAAGTATACGAACTGGCGCAAGATTATTTACGCATTATCATAATCAGCAATATATTCAGTGCGATCGGGTATACGCTAACAAGTGTCATACGCGCATTCGGAAATCCAAAAGCGGAAGCCGTCATCATCGTTCTCTCTGTCGTCATCAACGTAGTAGGTAACGCCATCCTGACATTCGGTTTGGAGCTCGGAATGGTCGGGATCGCACTCGGTACACTCCTCAGTGAAGTAGTGTGCGCACTGCTGGCTGTCATGTATCTAGTGAAAAACCAGAACTGGTTTACATCCAACCCCATTTCACCAAAAGCGTTTATCGCAATGTCGTATAATATGTTCAAAATCGGATTTGCCCAAACGACGATTCAACTATTGGCAGGCATAACCGCATTCATCGTCAATTATCAGTTGCTGACAGTAGGCGGCAATGCACATATCGCGATGTGGAATATTGCCAATAAAATGTACATGCTACTATTGATGCCAATCATTGGTATCACACAAGCCGTTCAAACGATCATTGCGTACTTCAATGGAAAAGGCGATGAAGATAAAAACTTCTCGTCGTAAAGAAAACCGTACAGTATTGTTTCTTCTACGGAATCGGAATCACAGCGATCGTATTCTTAGTAGGAAAATATATTCTCGTGCTATTCACAGGGGATCAAGCAATCATCGACTCAGTCATGTCGATCATCCAAGTGATCTTCATCACGTTTCCCATTCTCGGCGTGACATATACGATCATGACACTGCTTCAAGTGACAGGTAGCGAAATGAAAGCCGTCATCATCGGAGTAACGAGACAAGTCGTGTCCGTCATACCACTTGTGATCATCTTGCCGTACATCTTCGAGAAATATGATATTCTCACTATCAGTCCATCTTTTTCAATTTTCTTTGCGATTCCGCTTGCGGATATACTGACTCTTGGAATAGCTTTATTCTTCTTTAAAAGAGCAAAAAGGGTCTCTAGTGAAGATCACTGATGTTTACTTCAGAAAGAGAAAT
It encodes the following:
- a CDS encoding HTH domain-containing protein, with the translated sequence MKKVTHKELSEMFEVSVKTIQRDVDKLSMMGVPITCKQGNQGGIYIEESYKLTESFFTNEDLQTITIALSMYDSISSNRNKDQVMKKLALISPELIDLLETDANDYFVVDFAGEKIDMTESVYKKINHCLDEEVLLAITCGGEQILVAPISYVLRPEGLYLYAYDEDYLLIDISTIKKAQCTKIEFERTFIPYKENTQFIFK
- a CDS encoding MATE family efflux transporter, with product MKNNVYESQSINRLILTFSIPAIFSLLIEMMTAVVDTSFAGHLGSQSESALTAMGLLSPLMAVFVALQTLFAISTAIMISTYLGRNDKTKLNNYFQSGFIMTIVVSASTSFLVYLFMHSILSMLGAEAEVYELAQDYLRIIIISNIFSAIGYTLTSVIRAFGNPKAEAVIIVLSVVINVVGNAILTFGLELGMVGIALGTLLSEVVCALLAVMYLVKNQNWFTSNPISPKAFIAMSYNMFKIGFAQTTIQLLAGITAFIVNYQLLTVGGNAHIAMWNIANKMYMLLLMPIIGITQAVQTIIAYFNGKGDEDKNFSS